From Cellulophaga lytica DSM 7489, a single genomic window includes:
- a CDS encoding DNA cytosine methyltransferase — MAVKEQFLRIEDVALQLGVSQKIIRKHIHSGALKSTKTFGVHYIKPKDVTVFKNSGVLDAKPKKQLPQKNTKSIKTDVVNWADISENWENPSKTKLTSADLFCGAGGMAKGFEMAGFTQVGGLDWFKEAGMTYRENFEHPHILGDITERSVKDKFINTVKSSLNGKPLTVLSGGFPCQGFSMSGSRIVEDERNSLYKDMLQIIDELQPQFIVAENVKGLRSMLKGKVEDKIKEDIANLGYQVNVTVLNAANYYVPQKRERIIFIANRIGKKNLHPKPLLTPDKYITTKQAIEDLVTLKDDAAFNHVRTKHSDAMKKRLAKVPEGKSLYDNYSDSWKKCPWNEASCTIKENHGGVNIHPIESRVITVREMARLQSFPDDFIFKGAKGKQMVQIGNAVPPLLAKAIALAVRETLAI; from the coding sequence ATGGCGGTTAAAGAGCAGTTTTTACGTATTGAAGATGTTGCGTTGCAGTTGGGTGTTTCTCAAAAAATAATTAGAAAACACATACATTCTGGCGCGCTAAAATCTACAAAAACCTTTGGTGTACATTATATAAAACCTAAAGATGTTACTGTATTTAAAAATAGTGGTGTTTTAGACGCTAAACCTAAAAAACAATTGCCCCAAAAAAACACTAAATCTATAAAGACCGATGTTGTAAACTGGGCAGATATTTCTGAAAATTGGGAGAATCCTTCAAAAACTAAGCTTACATCTGCAGATTTGTTTTGTGGTGCAGGTGGTATGGCTAAAGGTTTTGAAATGGCAGGGTTTACACAAGTTGGCGGATTAGATTGGTTTAAGGAAGCTGGTATGACCTACCGAGAAAATTTTGAACATCCACACATATTAGGTGATATTACAGAAAGGAGCGTTAAAGACAAGTTTATAAACACAGTTAAAAGTTCGCTTAATGGTAAGCCATTAACTGTTTTGTCTGGCGGATTTCCTTGTCAGGGTTTTAGTATGTCTGGTAGCCGTATTGTAGAAGATGAGCGAAACTCTCTTTATAAAGATATGCTTCAGATTATAGATGAGTTGCAACCACAATTTATTGTTGCAGAAAACGTAAAAGGTTTACGTTCTATGCTAAAGGGTAAGGTAGAAGATAAGATAAAGGAAGATATAGCTAATTTAGGGTACCAAGTAAATGTTACTGTGCTAAATGCAGCTAACTATTATGTACCGCAAAAAAGAGAGCGTATAATTTTTATAGCAAACAGAATTGGTAAAAAAAATTTACATCCAAAGCCTTTGCTTACACCAGATAAATACATTACCACAAAGCAAGCTATAGAAGATTTGGTTACGTTAAAAGATGATGCAGCTTTTAACCACGTTAGAACAAAGCATAGTGATGCCATGAAAAAGCGCTTGGCTAAAGTTCCAGAAGGTAAAAGCTTGTATGATAATTATTCGGACTCTTGGAAAAAATGTCCTTGGAACGAGGCCAGCTGTACCATAAAAGAGAATCACGGAGGTGTAAACATACACCCAATAGAATCTAGAGTCATTACAGTACGTGAAATGGCTAGGTTGCAATCTTTTCCGGACGATTTTATTTTTAAAGGAGCAAAAGGAAAACAAATGGTACAAATAGGAAACGCTGTGCCGCCTTTATTAGCAAAAGCAATTGCTTTAGCGGTTAGAGAAACTTTAGCAATATAA
- a CDS encoding Pycsar system effector family protein, whose translation MANIIQETEDYVISLLTNELSSSFLYHNIRHTQRVVKSTQELLDFYKLDVKEHEDLLLAAWFHDAGYTRSAKEHEERSCDIAREFLREKSFDEKRIENICNLILATKKGYEPTSLSEEIIRDADGSHLGQESYLETTEMLREELSLLGLIDYSPAEWRDTNIRMFQTKHRFYTDYAIKNWQETKDDNLAKLIKARKKMKKLVKKEKVKAQYKSEFKDKSPERGVQTMYRVTMRNHLKLSDIADTKANILLSVNAIIISLVLADLMPKLDSPSNKYLILPTALFMFFSVISMVLSIIATRPNITSGQFTKEDVDNKKVNLLFFGNFHKMKLEDYEWAMKELIKDQSYVYSSLTKDLYFLGLVLDRKYKLLRWTYAIFMFGMIVSVLSFFLALHFYGPREAVIL comes from the coding sequence ATGGCAAATATTATTCAGGAAACCGAAGATTATGTAATTAGTTTGTTAACCAATGAGTTAAGCTCTAGTTTTTTATATCACAATATAAGGCATACCCAACGTGTTGTCAAAAGTACGCAAGAATTGTTAGATTTTTACAAGTTAGACGTAAAAGAGCATGAGGACTTACTTTTAGCTGCGTGGTTTCATGACGCAGGTTATACAAGGAGCGCCAAAGAACATGAAGAAAGAAGTTGTGATATTGCTAGGGAGTTTTTAAGAGAAAAATCTTTTGATGAAAAACGTATAGAAAATATTTGCAATTTAATTTTAGCTACTAAAAAAGGGTATGAGCCTACAAGCCTGAGTGAAGAGATAATTAGAGATGCAGATGGATCTCACTTAGGGCAAGAGAGTTATTTAGAAACTACCGAAATGCTTAGGGAAGAATTATCTTTATTAGGGCTTATAGATTACTCGCCTGCAGAATGGAGAGATACTAATATTAGAATGTTTCAGACAAAGCATAGGTTTTATACAGATTATGCTATTAAAAATTGGCAAGAGACCAAAGATGATAACCTAGCTAAACTAATTAAGGCTAGAAAAAAAATGAAAAAGCTAGTTAAAAAAGAAAAAGTAAAAGCTCAATATAAGTCTGAGTTTAAAGATAAAAGTCCAGAAAGAGGTGTACAAACAATGTACAGGGTTACTATGCGTAACCATTTAAAGCTTAGTGATATTGCAGATACTAAAGCCAATATTTTATTATCTGTAAATGCAATTATAATTTCTTTGGTGTTAGCAGATTTAATGCCAAAACTAGATAGCCCATCAAACAAATATTTAATATTGCCTACGGCTTTGTTCATGTTTTTTAGTGTAATATCTATGGTGCTGTCTATTATTGCAACTAGGCCAAATATTACTAGCGGACAGTTTACAAAAGAAGATGTAGACAATAAAAAGGTAAACTTATTGTTTTTTGGTAATTTTCATAAAATGAAATTAGAGGATTATGAGTGGGCTATGAAAGAGCTAATAAAAGACCAGTCTTATGTATACTCTTCCTTAACTAAAGATTTGTACTTTTTAGGGCTTGTATTAGACAGGAAATATAAGCTATTGCGTTGGACCTATGCTATATTTATGTTTGGAATGATTGTATCTGTGTTATCTTTCTTTTTAGCATTGCATTTTTACGGTCCAAGAGAAGCTGTTATTTTGTAA
- a CDS encoding CBU_0592 family membrane protein gives MFSIIGWLGALLFVVSYLLLSIGKLSSKSKVYHILNILGAVCLIINGFALNDFPNVVVNAVWACIGLYAIVKVVK, from the coding sequence ATGTTTTCTATAATAGGTTGGCTCGGGGCCTTATTGTTTGTAGTGTCTTACTTGTTGCTAAGCATAGGTAAACTATCATCTAAATCTAAAGTATACCATATTTTAAATATATTAGGTGCCGTTTGCTTAATTATTAATGGTTTTGCTTTAAATGACTTTCCTAATGTTGTAGTTAACGCTGTATGGGCTTGTATTGGGCTCTATGCTATTGTTAAGGTTGTTAAGTAA
- the feoB gene encoding ferrous iron transport protein B, translating into MSKNINVALIGNPNTGKTSVFNQLTGLKQKVGNYPGITVEKKEGICKLPRGVKAHIIDLPGTYSLNTTSLDESVVVELLLNKNDKDFPDVAVVVTDVENLKRNLLLFTQIKDLKIPAILVINMADRMTRKGITLNIPLLEEKLNTKIALVSTRKGIGIDTLKELIADYKNLSVKPNIDTTSIAPDYFNKLRAAFPKEDVYKLWLVITQDVNFMPIEKKRIKDATFSIKSNTELKKLQHRETVLRYQFINNILKETYTVDLTVAKGFRATLDKILTHKVWGYVIFFLILLVIFQAIYEWSSYPMDFIDESFAQMSEWTKASLPPGAFTNLLAEGIIAGIGGVVIFIPQIAFLFLFISLLEESGYMSRVVFLMDKLMRPFGLSGKSVVPLISGTACAIPAVMATRTIENWKERLITILVTPFTTCSARLPVYLIIIALVIPEGKFLGLSYQALTLMLLYLLGFGMSIFSAMVLHKILKIKSRTFFVIEMPNYKLPLFKNVAYTVWEKTKSFVYGAGKIILAISIILWVLGSYGISDNFKNAEEIVKNRINTVGYSEFNQNHIKNEIAIYTGELYTNYPTLSGAIIKDSIAIRTNDLKLKAENEEIASFKLEHSFIGYAGKAIEPIVKPLGYDWKIGIAVITSFAAREVFVGTLATIYSVGNDEEETIKNRMAAEINPWNNKPLFNLASGISLLLFYAFAMQCMSTLAVVKRETNSWKWPAAQLVFMSGFAYIVALIAYQILK; encoded by the coding sequence ATGAGCAAAAATATTAATGTAGCCTTAATTGGAAATCCTAATACCGGAAAAACATCAGTCTTTAATCAGCTTACAGGATTAAAACAAAAAGTGGGTAATTACCCAGGTATAACTGTAGAAAAAAAAGAAGGTATTTGCAAATTACCTCGTGGTGTTAAGGCGCATATAATAGATTTACCTGGTACATACAGCTTAAACACAACATCTTTAGATGAGAGTGTTGTTGTAGAATTACTTTTAAATAAAAACGATAAAGATTTTCCTGATGTTGCTGTTGTTGTTACAGATGTAGAAAACCTAAAGCGTAACTTACTTTTATTTACTCAAATAAAAGACCTTAAAATACCTGCCATTTTAGTAATTAATATGGCAGACCGTATGACCAGAAAAGGAATTACGCTAAACATACCCTTATTAGAAGAAAAACTAAACACAAAAATTGCTCTTGTTAGCACAAGAAAAGGTATTGGTATAGACACCCTAAAAGAGCTTATTGCAGATTACAAAAACTTATCTGTTAAGCCAAATATAGACACTACATCTATTGCTCCAGATTATTTTAATAAACTTAGAGCTGCTTTTCCTAAGGAAGACGTTTACAAGCTTTGGTTGGTTATTACGCAAGATGTTAACTTTATGCCTATAGAGAAAAAACGCATAAAAGATGCAACTTTCTCTATAAAATCTAACACAGAACTTAAAAAGTTACAGCACAGAGAAACCGTTTTAAGATATCAATTTATAAATAATATTTTAAAAGAAACTTATACTGTAGACCTTACTGTTGCTAAAGGTTTTAGAGCAACTTTAGATAAAATTTTAACGCACAAAGTCTGGGGTTACGTAATATTCTTTTTAATATTATTAGTCATTTTCCAAGCCATTTATGAGTGGAGTAGCTACCCAATGGATTTTATAGATGAGTCTTTTGCGCAAATGAGCGAATGGACAAAAGCTAGCTTGCCGCCAGGTGCATTTACAAACTTACTTGCAGAAGGCATAATAGCGGGTATTGGAGGTGTAGTAATTTTTATACCACAAATTGCATTTTTATTCTTGTTTATATCCTTACTTGAAGAAAGTGGATATATGAGTAGAGTTGTATTTTTAATGGATAAACTTATGCGCCCATTTGGATTAAGTGGTAAAAGTGTTGTACCATTAATTTCTGGTACTGCCTGCGCTATACCTGCAGTTATGGCAACCAGAACAATAGAAAACTGGAAAGAACGCCTAATAACAATATTAGTAACACCTTTTACAACTTGCTCTGCCCGTTTACCGGTGTACTTAATTATAATTGCCCTTGTTATACCAGAAGGGAAATTTTTAGGACTTAGCTACCAAGCGCTAACACTTATGTTGTTATATTTACTAGGGTTTGGAATGTCTATTTTTTCTGCAATGGTTTTACACAAAATTTTAAAAATAAAAAGCAGAACATTTTTTGTTATAGAAATGCCAAATTATAAGCTTCCATTATTTAAAAATGTAGCTTATACGGTTTGGGAAAAAACTAAAAGCTTTGTGTATGGTGCTGGTAAAATTATTTTAGCCATATCAATTATTTTATGGGTATTGGGCTCTTATGGTATATCAGATAATTTTAAAAACGCAGAAGAGATTGTTAAAAACAGAATTAATACGGTTGGTTACTCTGAGTTTAACCAAAACCATATTAAAAATGAAATTGCCATTTATACTGGTGAACTTTACACCAATTACCCTACATTAAGTGGAGCAATTATTAAAGATTCTATTGCAATACGTACAAACGATTTAAAACTAAAAGCAGAGAACGAAGAAATAGCTAGTTTTAAATTAGAGCACTCTTTTATTGGTTACGCTGGCAAAGCTATAGAGCCTATTGTAAAGCCTTTGGGTTACGACTGGAAAATTGGTATTGCAGTAATAACTTCGTTTGCCGCTCGTGAGGTGTTTGTAGGCACACTTGCCACAATTTACAGTGTTGGTAATGATGAAGAAGAAACTATTAAAAACCGCATGGCTGCCGAGATTAACCCGTGGAATAACAAACCACTTTTTAACTTAGCATCTGGTATTTCTTTACTACTTTTTTATGCTTTTGCAATGCAATGTATGAGTACATTAGCTGTGGTTAAAAGAGAAACTAATAGTTGGAAATGGCCTGCTGCACAATTGGTATTTATGAGTGGTTTTGCTTATATAGTTGCTCTTATTGCATATCAAATTTTAAAATAA
- a CDS encoding FeoA family protein, translated as MSITVAQLKKGQKGVIKDFSEDTLPIKLLEMGCLPGNVVELIQIAPLKDPIYINVNGSHIAIRKSTANLIEVDLIE; from the coding sequence TTGAGCATTACTGTAGCACAACTAAAAAAAGGGCAAAAAGGGGTTATTAAAGATTTCTCTGAAGACACCTTACCTATTAAACTCTTAGAAATGGGTTGCTTGCCTGGCAATGTTGTAGAGCTTATACAGATTGCCCCATTAAAAGACCCTATTTACATTAACGTAAATGGCTCACATATAGCGATAAGAAAATCTACAGCCAACTTAATTGAAGTAGATTTAATTGAATGA
- a CDS encoding GAF domain-containing protein: MKVENEIELPLKSLVSFDKLLRQYDKMAVSNDLFLAQKARFILNYQKPYPELREGFTDLTLLEKHKDVINVILQDTFSEVLTKNEIKAASLPYANVIFNSSERFKKIIEDAGEGFELEIKNVEERLNYIMASTVILNFHYGFNLDFRRPLFYEIPDKNGVMRHYRILYNADFIDITPNKNAKKLTQADVDELLENFENLELWKEKIPPNSFTSKGFVISNMFDVTAEHSISEIKSSLISNDKRGSEFFMEDFQNTFKSLFGLPNLKVGFSIHNTKEDTFEKVHGIGIDSFILNKKANVNCKTTLCNDSYKTILKDHNYFVISDLDKYLKKAPDNSLYATLAKQNIKSAIIAPISSGKELLGVLELASTKRYNLNNVNAQKLQDVMPYIVTAVLRSKAEEENLIEAVIQQECTTVHSSVLWKFENEAIRFIRANAEGLEPTFKEIVFKDVHPLYGQIDIKDSSTFRNSSIQKDLLIQLSEVNKILTKAWELDKLHIYEELLFRSNSYIDDVKEILNTNSEQTILEFIKKEITPVFKHLKNTEPKIAHLISSYEEGIDPNTGSYYDHRKNYDDSVMKINEKLAQVLDKKQIEAQEMFPHYFERYKTDGVEHNMYIGASISETKEYNPFYLKNLRLWQLQVMYDMENEYYNLKPKLPIDLDVASLLLVYNASLSIRFRMDEKRFDVDGTYNARYEVIKKRIDKSYIKGTNERLTQKGKLSIVYSQKKDELEYLRYIRFLRSKGYFSKNIEVLELEGLQGVAGLKAIRVEILYKKDKESKETYTYDDLMHELKR, translated from the coding sequence ATGAAAGTTGAAAACGAAATAGAGTTACCACTAAAAAGTCTTGTTAGTTTTGACAAGTTACTTAGACAGTACGATAAAATGGCTGTTAGTAACGACTTGTTCCTTGCTCAAAAAGCTAGGTTTATTTTAAACTACCAAAAGCCTTACCCAGAACTACGAGAAGGTTTTACAGATTTAACTTTACTAGAAAAACATAAAGATGTAATTAATGTTATTTTGCAAGATACTTTTTCTGAAGTATTAACCAAGAATGAGATTAAAGCTGCATCATTACCATATGCTAACGTAATTTTTAACTCTTCTGAGCGATTTAAAAAAATTATTGAAGACGCAGGTGAAGGTTTTGAACTTGAAATTAAAAACGTAGAAGAAAGATTAAATTATATTATGGCAAGTACCGTAATATTAAATTTTCACTACGGCTTTAATTTAGATTTTAGAAGACCTCTATTTTATGAAATTCCGGATAAAAACGGAGTTATGAGACATTATAGAATTTTGTATAATGCAGATTTTATAGACATTACACCTAATAAAAACGCAAAGAAGTTAACACAAGCAGATGTAGATGAATTATTAGAAAACTTTGAGAACCTAGAACTGTGGAAGGAAAAAATTCCGCCAAACAGTTTTACATCTAAAGGCTTTGTAATTTCTAATATGTTTGATGTTACTGCTGAGCATTCTATTTCAGAAATAAAGTCTAGCCTTATTTCTAACGACAAAAGAGGCTCTGAGTTTTTTATGGAAGATTTTCAAAACACGTTTAAGTCGTTATTTGGCCTTCCTAATTTAAAAGTTGGTTTTTCTATACACAATACCAAAGAAGATACTTTTGAAAAAGTACACGGTATTGGCATAGACAGCTTTATACTTAATAAAAAAGCCAATGTAAATTGTAAAACAACACTTTGCAATGACTCTTACAAAACTATATTAAAAGATCATAATTACTTTGTAATTTCTGATCTAGACAAATACCTAAAAAAAGCACCAGATAATAGCTTGTACGCTACACTAGCAAAACAAAATATTAAAAGTGCTATAATTGCACCTATCTCTAGCGGCAAAGAATTACTTGGTGTATTAGAGCTAGCATCTACTAAAAGATACAACTTAAACAATGTAAACGCGCAAAAGCTGCAAGATGTAATGCCATACATAGTAACTGCAGTATTACGCTCTAAGGCAGAAGAAGAAAACTTAATAGAAGCTGTTATACAGCAAGAATGTACTACTGTACACTCTTCTGTTTTGTGGAAATTTGAGAATGAAGCCATACGCTTTATAAGGGCAAATGCAGAAGGCTTAGAACCAACCTTTAAAGAAATTGTTTTTAAAGATGTGCACCCTCTTTACGGTCAAATAGACATTAAAGACTCATCTACTTTTAGAAACAGCTCAATACAAAAAGATTTATTAATACAATTATCTGAAGTAAACAAGATACTTACCAAGGCTTGGGAACTAGATAAATTGCATATTTATGAAGAATTATTGTTTAGAAGCAATAGCTATATAGATGACGTAAAAGAAATACTAAATACCAATAGTGAGCAAACTATTTTAGAATTTATAAAAAAGGAAATTACACCTGTATTTAAGCATTTAAAAAATACAGAGCCTAAAATTGCTCATTTAATTTCTTCGTATGAAGAGGGTATAGACCCTAATACGGGGTCTTACTATGATCATAGAAAAAACTATGATGATAGTGTTATGAAAATAAATGAAAAACTTGCTCAGGTTTTAGACAAAAAACAGATTGAAGCACAAGAAATGTTTCCGCATTACTTTGAGCGCTACAAGACTGATGGTGTAGAACACAATATGTACATAGGAGCATCAATATCTGAAACTAAAGAATACAACCCATTTTACTTAAAAAACCTAAGGTTGTGGCAGTTACAGGTTATGTATGATATGGAAAATGAGTACTACAACCTAAAGCCTAAATTGCCTATAGATTTAGACGTTGCCTCTTTATTACTTGTATACAACGCATCATTATCTATTAGATTTAGAATGGATGAAAAGCGCTTTGATGTAGATGGCACATACAATGCTAGGTATGAGGTTATTAAAAAACGTATAGACAAATCTTACATTAAAGGAACCAATGAAAGATTAACTCAAAAAGGAAAGCTTTCTATTGTTTACTCACAGAAAAAAGATGAATTAGAGTACTTACGTTACATTCGTTTTTTACGTTCTAAAGGATATTTTTCTAAAAACATTGAGGTTTTAGAACTAGAAGGCTTACAAGGTGTTGCTGGTTTAAAAGCAATACGTGTAGAAATCTTATACAAAAAAGACAAGGAGTCTAAAGAAACTTATACTTATGACGATTTAATGCATGAGCTAAAACGTTAA
- a CDS encoding SCO family protein, whose translation MGAFFSKFKVFGIVLLVISAIIITLFYNALKPEVKLPIYQPADFNTELVDSTLLHKKKYHTVANFKLTNQNGKTITQDNYANKIYVADFFFTTCQTICPVMTKNMVKVQEIIKNDDDVMLLSHSVTPEIDSVAQLKKYALKKGVIDSKWNLVTGDRKEIYDLARKSYMAAKTDLNNPYSMVHTENFVLVDKEKRIRGTYDGTDSKEIEKLIEDIKILKASYKD comes from the coding sequence ATGGGAGCGTTTTTTAGCAAATTTAAAGTTTTTGGCATTGTTCTTTTAGTAATATCTGCAATAATAATTACCTTATTTTACAACGCTTTAAAACCAGAAGTTAAGCTGCCTATTTACCAGCCAGCAGATTTTAACACAGAACTTGTAGACTCTACACTTTTACACAAAAAAAAGTACCACACTGTTGCTAACTTTAAACTTACCAACCAAAACGGAAAAACTATTACCCAAGATAATTACGCAAACAAAATTTATGTAGCAGATTTCTTTTTTACCACCTGCCAAACCATTTGTCCTGTAATGACAAAAAATATGGTAAAAGTACAAGAGATTATAAAAAATGATGATGACGTAATGCTTTTATCTCATTCTGTTACTCCTGAAATAGACTCTGTTGCTCAGCTAAAAAAATATGCCCTTAAAAAAGGAGTTATTGACAGCAAATGGAATTTAGTGACAGGAGACAGAAAAGAAATTTATGATCTAGCCCGCAAATCCTATATGGCAGCTAAAACAGACCTTAACAATCCTTACAGTATGGTACACACAGAAAACTTTGTTTTAGTTGATAAAGAAAAACGTATACGTGGTACTTATGATGGCACAGACAGTAAAGAGATTGAGAAACTTATTGAAGACATTAAAATTTTAAAAGCATCATACAAAGACTAA
- a CDS encoding metallophosphoesterase, producing the protein MSSFTRLTRAYKKSKIVPFDDSSKLILFSDCHRGDNSFADDFANNRNIYYHALQHYFKEGFSYFELGDGDELWENTSFESIFTAHKNIYGLLRQYHLQNRLFMIWGNHDMVYKDPNYVKKYLSSYFEPIDGKDKDLFVGITYHEGIVLKHKDTKQELFLTHGHQADWWNYNFWRVGRFLVRVLWKPLQVWGIADPTSPAKNHQELIKVEKRIKRWILQNNEKLTIVGHTHRPRFPEPGDIPFFNDGSCVHPRSITGIEIENGEISLIKWQIATTEDGTLRVVRVLLEGPQKLVEYQRAKQ; encoded by the coding sequence ATGTCCTCTTTTACTAGGTTAACCAGAGCGTATAAAAAGTCTAAAATTGTCCCTTTTGATGATAGCTCTAAGTTAATACTTTTTAGTGATTGTCACAGAGGTGATAATAGTTTTGCAGACGATTTTGCCAACAACAGAAATATTTACTACCACGCATTACAGCATTATTTTAAAGAGGGTTTTAGTTATTTTGAGCTGGGTGATGGTGATGAACTTTGGGAGAACACATCTTTTGAGTCTATTTTTACAGCTCACAAAAACATATACGGGTTGTTAAGGCAGTACCATTTACAAAACCGTTTATTTATGATTTGGGGTAACCATGATATGGTGTATAAAGACCCTAATTATGTGAAAAAATATTTATCTAGTTATTTTGAGCCTATAGATGGTAAGGATAAAGATTTGTTTGTTGGTATTACTTACCATGAAGGTATTGTTTTAAAACACAAAGACACCAAACAAGAACTATTTTTAACACACGGACACCAGGCAGATTGGTGGAACTATAATTTTTGGCGCGTAGGTAGGTTTTTGGTACGTGTTTTATGGAAACCATTGCAAGTTTGGGGAATTGCAGATCCTACTAGTCCGGCTAAAAACCACCAAGAATTAATAAAGGTTGAAAAACGAATTAAACGTTGGATATTGCAAAATAATGAAAAGCTTACCATTGTTGGGCACACTCATAGACCTAGATTTCCTGAGCCAGGAGATATCCCTTTTTTTAATGACGGCAGTTGTGTACACCCAAGAAGTATTACGGGGATAGAGATTGAAAATGGAGAAATATCTTTAATAAAATGGCAAATTGCAACTACAGAAGACGGTACTCTACGCGTTGTTAGAGTTTTGTTAGAAGGGCCTCAAAAATTAGTAGAATACCAACGGGCAAAACAGTAA
- the rseP gene encoding RIP metalloprotease RseP translates to MELFIQIVQFILIISVLVILHELGHFIPAKYFKTKVEKFYLFFDVKFSLFKKKIGDTVYGIGWLPLGGYVKIAGMIDESMDTEQMKSEPQPWEFRSKPAWQRLIIMLGGVTVNFFLAWFIYTMLLFNNGDTYIPADSLKHGILIDSIGEQLGLKTGDKILAIDGKKSKKFTDAVLDIILGDEVTVKRDGKEITVPLSAEGKEAVFSTQGRNFLGYRQKATIDSVVSGMVAEKAGVLKGDEIVAVNGQKTAYWNEFVGVIKKSPEKEIELEVLRNGQPKTLQMTVPEEAAIGVVLSREDLFVTDNYSFGAAIPEGFNKTIEVLTKQIRQFKVIFNTKTGAYKQVKGPIGIVEMMPKQWNWTFIWNFMAMFSVWLAFLNILPIPALDGGHVMFLLYEIISGRPPSEKVLEKGQIIGFVILMGLMAIVFGNDIWNIIKKFI, encoded by the coding sequence ATGGAATTATTTATTCAGATAGTACAGTTCATTTTAATTATATCAGTACTTGTTATTTTGCATGAGCTGGGGCATTTTATTCCTGCCAAATATTTTAAAACTAAAGTTGAAAAATTTTACTTGTTTTTTGATGTTAAGTTTTCACTTTTTAAAAAGAAGATAGGCGATACTGTTTATGGTATTGGATGGTTGCCTTTAGGTGGTTATGTTAAAATAGCTGGTATGATAGACGAAAGTATGGACACCGAGCAAATGAAAAGCGAACCACAACCATGGGAGTTTAGGAGTAAGCCAGCTTGGCAACGTTTAATTATAATGTTGGGTGGTGTAACTGTAAACTTTTTTTTAGCTTGGTTTATATATACAATGTTGTTATTTAATAACGGAGATACGTATATACCTGCAGATAGTTTAAAACACGGAATTTTAATAGATTCTATAGGAGAACAATTAGGATTAAAAACAGGAGATAAAATTTTAGCTATAGATGGTAAAAAAAGTAAAAAGTTTACAGATGCCGTATTAGATATTATTTTAGGAGACGAGGTTACTGTTAAAAGAGACGGTAAAGAAATTACCGTGCCATTAAGCGCAGAAGGTAAAGAAGCTGTTTTTAGTACACAAGGGAGAAATTTTTTAGGCTACAGACAAAAAGCCACTATAGACAGTGTTGTGTCTGGTATGGTTGCGGAAAAAGCAGGGGTACTAAAGGGAGATGAAATTGTTGCTGTTAACGGACAAAAAACAGCGTACTGGAACGAGTTTGTTGGTGTGATTAAAAAGTCTCCAGAAAAGGAAATAGAATTAGAGGTTTTACGTAATGGGCAACCAAAAACATTGCAAATGACGGTTCCTGAGGAAGCAGCAATAGGTGTTGTGTTAAGCAGAGAAGACTTATTTGTTACAGATAACTATAGTTTTGGTGCAGCTATACCGGAAGGATTTAACAAAACTATAGAAGTACTAACAAAACAAATTAGACAGTTTAAGGTTATTTTTAACACTAAAACAGGAGCTTACAAACAAGTAAAAGGGCCTATTGGTATTGTAGAAATGATGCCAAAACAGTGGAACTGGACATTTATTTGGAACTTTATGGCAATGTTCTCTGTATGGTTAGCTTTTTTAAACATTTTACCTATTCCGGCATTAGATGGTGGACACGTAATGTTTTTATTGTATGAAATTATTTCTGGCCGCCCGCCTAGTGAAAAAGTACTAGAAAAAGGACAAATTATTGGTTTTGTAATACTTATGGGTCTTATGGCAATTGTGTTTGGAAACGACATCTGGAATATTATAAAGAAATTTATATAA